A stretch of the Edaphobacter acidisoli genome encodes the following:
- the dacB gene encoding D-alanyl-D-alanine carboxypeptidase/D-alanyl-D-alanine endopeptidase → MQARCKLVGMFFSFLFALGVSMASFGQTNVGDLPSEIQSIMAKPRYSEATWALRVVDVKSGKVIYDLNSQEKLLTGSVRKLYSVAVTLNQLGTDYRFKTPVFRTGEVDGSGDLRGDLVLVAKGDLTMGGRDNGDDTLAITDFDHNDANALGGAILTAPDPLAGLDKLAQQVAASGITKVSGDVIIDDRLFEAFRVPNQKLLITPIVVNDNRIDVTVLPTQPGEWAQVEWRPHTAAFNVISQVTTVAAGGKTDVTLIQVSPKEGIVKGQIAMDYVSPLPGVKTLVQTFRLDYPEPAQDAAASDYPATFARTTFIESLQRAGVKVRGPLVGPNPSNKLPPPNSYWADSQVAELVSAPYAQYSKLILKISHNLGANLSLMLFGLAHGVNTMPDALEEERSTLTGQYGLNGEGFYFPTNGSGSPDSMASAATTVDLLTFMAGQPTFPAYFDALPILGVDGSLAEIGIDSPARGKVFAKTGTFLDGDKIKAQALAGYIDTRSGRRLAYALFVNDAGEITGIPDVIDVIQDEGKISTIIQQLN, encoded by the coding sequence ATGCAAGCGCGTTGCAAGCTGGTGGGTATGTTCTTCAGTTTTCTCTTTGCCCTTGGGGTTAGTATGGCCAGTTTTGGCCAAACCAATGTTGGCGACCTACCCAGCGAGATCCAGTCAATCATGGCAAAGCCTCGATACTCCGAGGCAACCTGGGCACTTCGCGTGGTGGACGTTAAGTCGGGGAAAGTGATCTACGACTTAAACTCACAGGAAAAACTGCTGACCGGTTCTGTTCGAAAACTTTACTCCGTTGCTGTAACTCTAAATCAACTTGGCACGGACTACCGATTCAAAACGCCTGTATTTCGGACCGGAGAAGTCGACGGGTCCGGCGATTTAAGAGGCGATTTGGTTCTGGTGGCAAAGGGAGACCTAACAATGGGTGGTCGGGACAACGGCGACGATACTCTTGCCATCACCGACTTTGACCATAATGACGCGAATGCTCTGGGAGGCGCGATTCTTACCGCTCCGGATCCTCTCGCGGGTCTCGACAAATTAGCCCAGCAGGTCGCCGCGTCCGGAATCACGAAAGTGTCAGGTGATGTCATTATCGACGACCGTCTTTTTGAGGCATTCAGAGTTCCCAATCAGAAGCTCTTGATCACGCCTATCGTCGTAAATGACAATCGCATCGATGTGACGGTTCTTCCGACCCAGCCTGGTGAATGGGCTCAGGTTGAATGGAGACCTCACACTGCAGCCTTCAATGTTATCTCGCAAGTGACCACTGTCGCTGCTGGAGGCAAAACCGATGTCACACTGATTCAAGTTAGTCCCAAGGAGGGAATTGTTAAAGGGCAAATCGCGATGGACTATGTTTCGCCTCTGCCCGGAGTGAAGACATTAGTGCAGACATTCAGACTGGACTACCCTGAACCTGCGCAAGACGCTGCTGCTTCCGACTATCCTGCCACTTTCGCGCGCACGACATTTATAGAGTCCCTGCAGAGGGCCGGGGTAAAGGTGAGAGGCCCGCTTGTTGGTCCGAATCCCTCCAATAAGCTCCCACCGCCGAACTCATACTGGGCGGATAGCCAGGTTGCCGAGTTAGTATCGGCGCCATATGCGCAATATTCGAAGCTCATTTTAAAAATCAGCCATAATCTCGGGGCCAATTTGAGCCTAATGCTCTTCGGACTCGCTCATGGCGTAAACACGATGCCCGATGCGCTTGAAGAGGAGCGGTCTACCTTAACTGGCCAATATGGATTGAATGGCGAGGGGTTTTATTTCCCGACGAACGGAAGCGGCAGCCCGGATAGCATGGCGTCGGCGGCCACAACCGTTGATTTGCTCACGTTCATGGCTGGCCAGCCAACGTTTCCTGCATATTTTGACGCGCTTCCGATCCTGGGCGTAGATGGCTCTCTTGCGGAAATAGGAATCGACAGTCCAGCCCGAGGAAAGGTATTCGCGAAGACCGGGACATTTCTTGATGGCGACAAAATCAAAGCGCAGGCGCTGGCTGGGTACATCGATACGCGCAGTGGCAGACGGTTGGCATATGCGTTGTTCGTGAACGACGCCGGAGAAATTACCGGCATCCCTGACGTGATTGATGTAATTCAAGATGAAGGCAAAATATCGACGATCATTCAGCAACTGAATTGA
- a CDS encoding D-alanyl-D-alanine carboxypeptidase/D-alanyl-D-alanine-endopeptidase has translation MNNIRRSLYVLAVSVPLLYSAITSASAQSFADEANVPSDIRAIIDGPRYKGAVWSLRVIDLETGQPLINLDPHHQFLIGSVRKVFTVGELMNEIGPSHTFDTPIYRRGTISEKGTLYGDLILVASGDLTMGGRTNPDGTVAITDFDHNEANALGNAELTKPDPLAGYAALAHQIAASGIKQITGEIIIDDRLFKPYYFREEFDLKPIFVNDDAVDLIINPSDPVNVGELASLKHRPHSAALSVDNAVRMTGPGTDINLEPGLPQCIGQPNCTATLTGDLPIDFVPLLTGSYPLIRIFRIVDPSSYARTVLIEKLRVAGVEVDAPMVEPNPSHLLPPKNSYDPNTRVAELKGLPYSEDARLINKISYNIGADTSLLLYGLTQGVDNMKAALGVEKKNLLMNYGIRPSEYSFVDGSGGGETTAVSPAVTHFLADMYRRPTFPDYFASFPILGVDGSLATFTDFESDETLAPAKGQVHAKTGTFIPPGGSLIKGQAFAGYIDAKSGRKLAYLLVVNDAPFKTIDDVIQVIQDESTISAILWRDN, from the coding sequence ATGAATAATATTCGACGTAGTCTGTACGTCCTGGCAGTTTCTGTGCCGCTCTTGTATTCAGCTATAACGTCAGCCAGCGCCCAATCCTTTGCAGACGAGGCCAACGTTCCCTCCGACATCCGAGCCATCATCGACGGGCCGCGTTACAAAGGAGCCGTCTGGAGCCTCCGCGTAATTGATCTCGAAACCGGTCAGCCGTTGATCAATCTCGATCCACACCACCAATTCCTGATCGGATCGGTACGTAAGGTCTTTACGGTTGGGGAACTCATGAACGAGATAGGCCCCAGTCACACCTTCGATACTCCCATCTATCGCCGGGGCACGATAAGCGAAAAGGGCACCTTATACGGCGATCTTATCCTCGTCGCTTCGGGCGACCTCACCATGGGCGGTCGTACCAACCCAGACGGCACAGTCGCCATAACCGACTTTGATCACAACGAGGCAAATGCGCTAGGAAATGCCGAACTTACAAAACCCGATCCCTTAGCTGGATATGCCGCACTGGCCCATCAAATTGCAGCGAGTGGGATCAAACAGATAACCGGTGAAATTATCATCGACGATCGGCTATTTAAGCCCTACTACTTTCGCGAAGAATTTGATCTTAAGCCTATCTTCGTCAACGACGATGCGGTGGACTTGATAATCAATCCCTCGGATCCGGTGAATGTTGGAGAACTGGCTTCGCTCAAGCATCGTCCACATTCTGCTGCGCTGTCCGTCGATAATGCCGTTCGCATGACGGGCCCCGGTACGGATATCAACCTCGAACCCGGTCTTCCGCAATGTATTGGACAACCTAACTGCACGGCTACCCTCACGGGCGATCTTCCGATTGATTTCGTGCCTCTATTGACAGGCAGTTATCCTCTCATCCGCATATTCCGCATCGTCGACCCATCGAGCTATGCCCGCACTGTTCTCATTGAGAAACTCCGCGTTGCCGGTGTCGAGGTCGACGCCCCAATGGTTGAACCGAATCCCAGTCACCTTCTTCCCCCAAAGAATAGCTACGACCCAAACACGCGAGTAGCGGAGCTCAAGGGTCTTCCGTACTCCGAAGACGCCAGGCTCATCAATAAAATCAGCTACAACATCGGCGCCGATACCAGCCTTCTCCTATATGGCCTGACTCAAGGCGTCGATAACATGAAAGCTGCGCTTGGGGTAGAAAAGAAAAACCTACTGATGAATTACGGCATCAGACCCTCCGAATATTCCTTTGTCGACGGTAGCGGCGGCGGCGAGACTACTGCTGTAAGTCCAGCCGTCACTCACTTCCTTGCGGACATGTATCGTCGCCCCACCTTCCCTGACTACTTCGCCTCGTTTCCCATCCTTGGCGTTGACGGTTCTCTCGCGACCTTCACCGATTTCGAGTCCGATGAGACTCTTGCGCCCGCCAAGGGGCAAGTGCATGCCAAAACCGGTACGTTCATTCCACCTGGAGGATCGCTGATCAAAGGCCAAGCCTTTGCAGGCTACATTGATGCGAAAAGCGGGAGAAAGCTCGCCTATCTGTTAGTCGTTAACGACGCTCCATTCAAGACCATTGACGACGTCATACAGGTGATTCAGGACGAGAGCACGATCTCGGCAATCCTTTGGCGCGACAACTAG